Below is a genomic region from Mesorhizobium sp. NZP2298.
ATGGCCGAAGAAGCGGGCCCGGCCAGGAGCGAATTCCCCTAGTCGCAGCGGAGGGAATTGCCGCACTTCAAGAACCAGCCGACGAATATCTTGTTCCGCTTATGCGCAAAAAAGCCCGCTGTTCTTTGGGGAGAGCAGCGGGCAGGTTCTGGAGTCATGCTGGGATCATCCAGCGTCGATCAACGAGCGGCGGCAGCGTTGGTTGCGGGAAGCTTGATCCGGCACCGGCCGACACTAGTTAACTGCCGTCAGGCCAGCGCAACACGGTCGGTATGTCCTCTTTGCTTTGTATTTTAGAATACGCCGCGCTTATCGCGATCATCGCATTCGCACTATGGGTCTTCACCAAGATCGGCGAGACAGTGATGATCTGAGTTCTCCGGACCATTCCCTTTCGGTGCGCAGGCCTATGTCTCCAATCAGTCGCATCTAGACAAAGGTCGTTCATGCCCGGACTACGTCTTCTAATCGAGTACGCAGCAATCGTTGCGATGATCGCACTAGCGATATGGTTTGCCCTTCACTATTGGCGGCCCGAACAGATGATGTGAGGCGCTATCACCTTAGAGCGCGCCAGATATCAGCCCAATAGGCAGTGACGAGCGAAGCAACCGCGGCGGCCGCCATCCCCGTCACCCCCAAGGCTCCAAGGCTCCAAAGGCCCATGAGCTTCCAACGCGTCACCTCGGCCGTCACTTCCTTGACGCTGGTCATGTCGGCAATACGTGCCGTTCGCCCCGGTCCACTTCACCGCCTCGGTCAGATGTTGAGCGTGCCGCCGTGCCACGGAGACAGCCCAACCCGTGCCGGTGCCGACAACCGCCGCAACAGCGATCGGTATCTGTGAGGTTCAGGATGCGAAAACGACCTAAAGATCAGATGTTGTCAGCCGTTCGTGACTCAACGCTCGACATGGAAGGCGATGACCCACGGCCGGCCACGTGCATCATAGGCCTATCGACCGAAGACGGCGTCACTTCGTTCGCGTTGAGCAAGCAAGGCGCCAAGACTATGATGCTGGCGCTTCAAACCTTTCTCGACCGAACTGGAGGAGCGAGGGCGCCTAAAAGCCCGCCGGCGGTCGCTAAACGTCGAACAGGTCAGACGGATCCCGACCGATCTCGGCAATGATGTCGAGCCCGGTGCTGATAGCGACGTTGAGAACTAGGGCGAGCCGCCTTCGCGGTGGTCCATTGCTTCAGCGATGACCTCGAACACGCTCGGGACTTCCTCGCTGATCTCAGTGCGGGCAATCCCTCCTTATGGTCGCCTCCATAGCTCGGTCCGCAAGGACGCCGATCGCCATCGGATCGTCGGTAATGGTATCTGGCAGTTGTCCCGCCATCCATTTGTCGAGAAAATTGATACCGCGCGTGCTCATCGAGCCTTAAGCTCGCTTCCCGAATTGAGTTCCAGCAACACCTGCTGGGTCGCCTCCTTGAGCCGCAACTCTCTTAGCCGCGCGGTCTTTGCTTCTCTCGCCTGCCTCTCCGCGTCGAGCACCAACCTGCTCTCGCGGTCTGCCCTCTCGATCTTTTCGCGATCCACTTTGCGCCGGCTCATAACAGCCTCCCTTTGGTCTGATGGGCCAAAAAAGTGCTGATCTGCGAAAATGTTCCCGGCGAAATTTTTCGGGTTTCACATCATTTTTTATTGTGATGAAGGCCTAGGGCAAAAGCCGACTCGTCAACTTCGGCTTCCATCTGGTCACTGACCGGCCTGCCTTGACTTCACTATCCAACACCACGCCGTCCAAGCCCTGCAGCCAGGCGTCGGCATGCTCTTGCCAGAACTCGGGCACGACGCGCTCCTTGCCGTCCTTGCGCGCCTGCGCGCCGTACATCCAGGCGTAGTTCGCGCGCTCCTGGTCCTTCTTTGCGACGGCCATCAGCGTTCTCCTTACCGGCCGAGCGGTTGCTTCGACAGAGTGAGCAGCTCGGTCTCGTCTTTGATACCTGCCATGTAATTGGCAATGATCCGGGATGCGAGCGCGTCGCGCTCCTCTGTCAGAAAATCCGTCTTGAGTTGGTCGAAAACACGCCCCAGCAGTTCAACCTCGGATGGATCAAAGTTACCAGCCTCATGGGCCTTGTGTCGGATTGGCATCGATCTCTCCGCAACAATCGGAAGCCGCGATAAAAGCACAGCGCCTGCCCAAGGCAAGCCGTCTCAATTCTCTTCCCAGTAGTCCAGCAGTCTCGCGTGTCGCAGCTTTTCTTCGCCCTTGAGCGTCTTCACGCGCCCGACCAGGCCAGGTTTCAGCCACTCGGCCTTGTCCTTCTTGTGTCCTTTCGGAACGGGACCGCCGACCTTGCCTTGCACACGGTCCCACAGGGCTTGCCTCTTGTCGGCCCTTAGCCTCACGAACGCGCCGCCTTTATAGTGGCCCTTTTCAGCCATTATCACCTGGGCGGCTTTGCCGGGCTCGCGCTGCACGCCAATGATGTCCATCTGCTTCTCTTCGAAGCACTTGATCTTGCGCCAGGCCATCGTGGGGCCGCTGCGATAGGCGCTGTCCTTCCTCTTGGACACCACGCCTTCAAGGCCTGCCTTATCGACGATATGATAGACGGCCGCGCCAGTGCCCGGCAGCGCCTCGCTGAACTGTATACGCCCGCCTTCCGGGATCATGCCTTGCAGGATCTCGCGTCGATCGGCCAGCGGCATGGCGCGCAGATCGTGACCATTGAGAAACATCAGGTCGAACGCGACAAGGTACAGGTCGGGAGAAGGCCGGCGGCGGCCAATAATGCCTTGCAGCGCGTGGAAATCGGAAAGCCCGGCCTCATTGATCATGATGGTTTCGCCTTCGAAGATGAAGGTTTCGGCCTTGATCGCGGCGGCTTCCTCGGCAAGGTAACGATACCGAGCGGTCCAGTCGAAGCCGTTCTTCGTCAGCATCCGAATCCCGTCTTCATCCTTGATGACCTGGGTCCGGTAGCCGTCGAACTTTATCTCATGAATCCAGTCGTCACCCTCCGGCGGGGTATCGTAAAGCTCCGGCTCCATCGGCTTGATGAACTTCAAACGCATACGCTGACTCGCACAAACCGCGATTCAATAAGCTTAAGCTAAAATAGTTCCAAAACCGCAATTAATTCCCAGTTGCAACAAATCGCGGGTCACGACGTTGCGCTCCATCCGTTCATGACTGGAGGACAAGAGCATGGCCGACGACAAGAGCAAGCGCGCCTTTCGCGACCGCGACCGGGTATCCGCCGATGAGGATTATGAGGTGGCGTACTTCGCCGAGAAGGCCGGCATCACAGTCCAGCAGGTCAGGGACTTGATTGCAAAGCACGGCAACGATCGCGCTACGCTGGAACGGGAAGCCAAAGCGCTCAAGGGGCGCTAACTCCATGCCGACGTACCAGGTTGAAGAGTTCTATGGTGAGAAGCTTGTCTCCTCCAAAACCGTGCAGGATGACGAGCCGATGAAAGCAGCTGAACAAGTGGTTGGCGGCCCGGTTTCGCCGAGAGCCTTGCAGGAGCACTGGTTCAGGGTCGTAGATGAACGCCGATCCGCAGTGCACGAGTTCAGCTTGGCCGAACCAGGCAAGCCTGGAGATTTTGCGAAATGACGAAGCTTTCAGATCTAGGCCCGCCGATCCCCGGCGAGCGTCACGGCGGCGAACCGGAGCGGGAAGAGGACAATTTCTATCCCTGCCCCTATTGTGGCCAGATGGTCGACCAGCGCGATTTGCGTCAGGTGATGTGGCACGAAGGCCCGGGCCACGAGCCGTTGGAGCCGGAGGACGGGGCAACAATCCTGATATTCCCGGAGGCCCGGAATTAACCCCTAGAAACAAAAAGCCCGCCGGCCGGAGCCAGCGGGCTTTCGAGAAAGAATTTTGCTGTCTCAGCCTGGGGGTATGATGACAATCACCGAAGGGGTGGAAACTGCCGTAACCTTCGAGAGACGTTCGCGCTTGATCAGCGTAGGCTTTTCATATGACTTTTTCATGTGGTGTCCTCTCGCTTTTCCCTCGATGCGAAATGTGTTGGAGCTGGCTATTTTTGTCAATCCGGCCGCCTCGGCCAGCCGGTGTAGGCGCGGCGGCACAACGGCTTACGGTCGGGTTGGAGGGCCAGGCAATAGATCGGGAAGCCTGTCAGTTTTGGCCAAATCATCCAGCAGTCGGAAGACGCCTTTCGCCGCTTCTGATTTGCACGAATAGTAGCGGCGCGGTCCATCCACTCGCGATTCCACGATTCCTTGGCCTGTTAGAAGCGCTAGGTGCTGAGATGTGGCTGAAGCGGAGATACCGATCCGCCGGCCCAACTCGCCCACCGTTTTTTCACCGTCAATCAAGTGAACGAGCATCAGAAGACGCTTGTCGTTGCCCAAGGTGCTAAGCCAACGAGCAATGTAGGCAGCATCGTTGCGGACGCTCAGACGGGTCGCCGGCCGGCGACGCAATGCCGGATTCGCCTTAATTTCTGCGAGCCGCTTTCTGACGTACGACACCACGGCCGACCTTTGTGATTTTCAGCGCAGAGAGGCCGCGCCACTGGAAAGCCCGCCACCGCGTTTAAGGCAGTGACGGGCTCTTGTTTGTCCGCTCGGTCGGGTGGACGCCCGAGCACGTAGGAAACTTCACCGATTGAAAATGGTTCCAACAAACAGCCCGCGCCCAAAGGCAAGCAGCCGATTAGCTTGCAGGGGGTGGGCAGGGGATGTGCGCGGCCGTGAAAGGTCTCATGGGTCGCTGTGGGATGCCAGGCTATAGATCGGGAAGCCTATCGTTTTGGGCTAGATCATCCAGCATCCTGATAATAGCCCCGGCCTCTTCCGAGTTGCAGGAATAGTACCGCCGGATACCTTCGGAGCGGTATTCGAGGATCCCTTGTTCGAGCAGAATGCCGAGATGCTGGCACATGGCGGAATTGCTGAGGCCCATTTCCAGGGCGAGGTCGCCCACGCTTTTCTCACCGTCCATCAATTTTACGATGGTCAACAGGCGCTTGCTGTTGCCCATGCTGGCTAGCCAGCGAGCTGCGACCTCTGCCTGATTTCGAAGGTGAGCTTGTCCAGCCGGCACCCGGCGGGCAGTCGTATCGGCGCGAATTTCCGCCAATCGCTGTTTGACGTACGAAGCCATGCTTTTGCTCACCGTTGCGCAGGGCGGCAAAATCTCGGCGATCGGTTTGGTTGTCAAGCTGGTTCTAAAAAAGGCAGGACTAGCAGCGTCGCGTTTTCCCCGGCTGGGAAGCATGGTTCCGCTCATGCGAGCGCGCCTGAAAGACCTCGGATCAAGTCCGGCCCTGTTTTAGAATACGGGCCTCGCGGACGATCGAGGAATGGTCATATCCGACCATTGCGATGATGTCCCTGACTTGCGCCTCCGAAATTCCTGTCTCGCGCGCCATCTTGCGCACGAACTCGGCTTTCCGATCAAAGCGCTGCTCTTGTTCTTTTTCTTCTTCGCTCATCACGGCGAACTCCTGCTCGCTTGGGTAAGCGTCCGGAGCAGGATTGTGTTCCTATCGCGGAAAAAGATTCTGGCCGCTCAGGCCACGGTGAGAAGCGCCTTAACCCGGTCGACTATCGCGGTGGCGCCCGCCGGTTTGGTAACCCGCGCGCCAAGCAAAAACACAGGATCCTGGCCTTCGCTAATCATGCCGGTATGAACGACGAAGGGAACGCCTTGGTCCACAAGGTGCCTGGCAATGGCCGAGCAGTCTCCATCAGTAAGGCGAACATCAAGGACGGCCGCGTCCGGCCTATGATCCGCGAGGAAAGCCGCTGCATCGACACACGACCTGAGAGCGGCCACGTGAAAGCCGGCCTCGATCAGCGCCTCTTCAACGTCCATGCTGATGAGCACTTCATCCTCAAGGACGAGGACGGTCTGTTTTTCCACGCCCACGCTTGGACCTCGATGACTGGTAACACGCAGTGGGCATCGTCAGTGCTTCACCCGCTACGCTCCCAAGCGTCCGGCGCCCGAGTCATCGTATAAAATCGCCAAGTCGGCAAGATCAAAGATGCCGCCCGAAGTCCGAAGAAATGCGTGGACCCTGGCAAGAGCCCGGGCAGCTTTACTAGTCGGCATTTTGCCTCCCGCGCGTGTCACGCAATGCGGGTCCAGACATCGATAGGAGGTTGGTCCAAGATAAAATAAAAGTGGTTGCACAATCGCCACACAATTTCCGAGCGATCTCGGCTATTATCCTCAACGAGGGTTTTACTTGGGTTGGGAGAAAATAGGTGAACAAATTCTTAGCAGTTCTGGCTGTTGCCGCCCTGTCGGCAAGCACCGCCTCCGCAGCCGACATGGTGGCACCGATCGCGGGGTCGACCTATGATTGGAGCGGTTTCTACGTCGGCGGCCATGTCGGCTTTGCCAATGGTGACATCACTGCTACGGACGTAACGGAGCCGGATGGTGGTTTTTTCACCGACGCCGTTCCGGCCGGCACGGAAGGCTTTGACTTCAACAAGGGCGCCGTGGCAGGCGGTATCCATGCAGGCGCGCAATGGCAGTGGGGACAATGGGTTCTGGGCGGCGAGGCAACCTGGACGGCAACGGGCATCCGCAAGACCATCACCAGCCCCTACTTCCCGGACACGGACACAGAAACCGCCAAAATCTCGAATTATGCGACGGTCGTCGGCCGCGTCGGCTACGCCTTCGATCGCGTGCTGATCTACGCCAAGGCGGGTTATGCCGGCGGCAAGGTGGACTTCCGCGCCCGAGACAATGACGTCCTCGTCACCTACGAGAAGAATGAGTGGCAGAACGGCTATGCGCTTGGCGCCGGCATCGACTATGCCCTCACGAACAACCTCTCGCTGGGCGTGGACTATACCCACGTCGACCTCGGCCATAAGACGAGCACGGGTGACAACGTGTTCGATGACGGTCACCTCGGTGACAATCCCGAGACCTATCGCACCAAGGCCAAGGTTGATGCAGTCATGGCCCGGCTGACCTACAAGTTCGGAATGGGCCAGTAATTTTTTAGCCACAAAGTCACAAGAAGGCCCGGCAGATAGCCGGGCTTTTGCGTTTACGTGTCGGAAAAAGCCCGCTGTCCCTTGGGGGAACAGCGGGCAAGTCCAGGAAGTGCGCTGGGATCATCCAGCAGCGATCAACGAGCGGCGGCAGGGTTGGTTGCGACCACGGACTGCCTGGTAACTATATCTCGTCAAACCGACCTTCGCGGGTGGGATGACGGGCGATGGCGGCCTCTTCCTCATCGTCAGGTAAGGCGTCGTCGCTGTTCTGATACGGGTTGTCGTCGTCTTCCTCGACAACTTCGCCATCCATTTGAATACCGGCATTGGTCTCGGCTGTTGCGAGATTGTCGTCGCCTTCGGATTCGATGCCGATCGTCTCGCCCTCACCGTGGACCTGATCGCGGTCCCAGTCGTTGGTCTTGTCTGGCGTTTTGACGACAGCTTCTCGAGTCTCCCGGTCTGTGTCCTTTCGGGGATCGGTGCCGGGAATATCGCGCGATGATTTGGGGTGCATGTGTGGTTCTCCTTTGAAGCCAAACCACTTCAGACTTTCAAGGTTCCCTCACCCACCGCGCAGCACTCGCCAAATATCACCCCAATACGCCGTTACCAGCGAAGCCACCGCAGCGGCCGCCATGCCGGTGACGCCAAGGGCGCCAAGGCCCATGAGCTTCCAGCGCGTCACCTCGGCCGTGACCTCCTTGACGCTGGTCATGTCGGCATTGAGCTTGCTGACCGCGCTTTCTGTGGCGCTCACTCGCTCCACCAGCTCGTCGGTCTTCTGATACATTTTCGCGCGGCTAGCGGCGGCCCGCTGTTCCGACTGCTCGTAGCTCAGGGCGGCGCGGGAATCGCTGTCCTTGATATCGCGACGGATCTCGGTGATGTCGCGTTGCATGTTCTTCGTCGCCTCGAGGAGACCGCCGATCATCATTTCGAGGCTTCTGTTGCATGGTCCCGATGACGCTGCCGACCAGGCGCGAGACGCCAAGCCGGTCGCCAAGGAGCGTCATGAGCAAACTCGTTGGCCGAGCCACCAATAGTATGCAATGGCCGAGGGGAGGATGTGGAACGATTTTCGCCACCTCCAGGAACCGCTTGATGCTGGCGAAGTTCACCTCTGACACAACAGGAGTGACTCACCGTGAACACCTTAAATACAGACGATCTCTCGGGATCAGGAAATGCCAACGAGAACGAATGGCAGGGCAGTGCGGCGACTGAACGTGGCGCGGCCACCAAGGAAGCAATCGGCAATTTGAAGACGAGTGCCGCGGAAACCGCTTCGCATCTGAAAAGCGCCGCCGCGTCCGTGTCAAGCGACGCCAAAGACTACGCCGGAACTGTCGCCTCGGGTGCCGCCGGTGCCTTCAAGGACGCTGTCGAGGCCAACAAGACCGCAGGTGCCGACGCCATCGCCAACATCGCCCATTCTGTGAAAGACGCGGCCGATGGTATCGAAAAGCAGTCGCCTCGGATCGCAGGCATGGTGCGCAATGCAGCCGAAGGCGTCGAGCGCGTCTCAAGCGATATCAGAGATCGCAATGTGGGCGAGTTGCTCGATGCCGTCACCAAGTTCGCGCAGCGCCAGCCTGCCGCCTTTTTTGGCGTTGGCATCCTCGCCGGCGTGGTCCTAACGCGGTTCATGCGAAGCTCTGACAGATCCTGAAAGGCCATTCAAATGGATGATGGTGCGCATCACCGGCCGTTCGGGAGCGTGCTCAACGACGCGATAGGTCAATTCGCTTCATTGATGCGACTTGATCTTCGCCTGCTCGAGGCAGAAATGCGAGCCAAAGCCACACCGATCGTATCATCGGGCGCATGTGGCGTGGCGGCTGCGCTCTTCTTCGTTCTGGCTGCGTTCGCGCTGGTTGAATTCCTCATTCTTGCGATGATCCATTTCGGGGTCGACGCGATGTTCGCCTGTCTCACCGCCGGTGCCGTTTTAGTCGGCGCAGGAATGCTGTCCCTATATCTGGCCAAGCGCGCGCTGATCGGATGGACCATCGCCCCTGTTGAGACCGTAAATCAGGTGCGGGCAGACCTCGCGGCCTTAAAGCAGGGGATACGGTATGGCTCAACCCAGCAATGAAATTCGGGACATCTTGGTCCAAAGTCGCGCTGGAAGGCAGGCTCTGTTTGGTCCGGTAAGCGAAGTAAGCCGCAGACTCCAACCCAGACATCTGGTGCAAGTCTCTACAAACTGCGCCAGACAAAAATTCGCCGGGGCAATCGATCGCGTCTCCGGCGCGGTCAAGGAAAATGGCGGCACTGCGGCGGCGGTGGCCTTGGGTGCCCTCGTTGTCTTCGATGCCGGAAGAAGAAGTGTGGACGGCAATGCCGGTGGCACCGACTTCGAAAACTTTGCACGCAGAGGGAATTCCGACTCGAGCCCCGGCCGTCACGTTGCGACCCGTGAGGTGACAGGGCTCGATCAGGCGAAGGTAATTGCGGGCTCGGCCATGGCGCTTTCGCTCGGGCACGTCATCGGGCGGGCTTTTCGGACGACGGCCAAAGAACGCGCCCTATTCGGCGCCGCTGGAGACACAGTTCGGGAAACGGCCGCCAAGTTTGTCCATGAACACAAGCGGGGCGCCAAACTTGCCGCTGCGGAGGCTTTCGGCCTCGCACGATACGGCGCCACGCTCTTGGCAATCCTAGCGGTGGCCAGCGACTATTTCGTGAGAAGTGACGATATTGGAAGTCCGCCTGGGAGCTGCTCGGACTGAAGATTATGCGGCAATCCGACTCGCTCCGACAGTTGTAAAGGACTATAATGTCTATTGTAGCCGGAACTGCTTTCGCCTTACTCATTTTTCTCGTGATCCTGCTCATGACGCATGCCGCGCGTGATTTGCTAAGCTCACCATTATTCTATCGTTTGAGGCGCCGACTAGGGTATTAGGCGGCGATCGGCGAAGCGGAGGTTATCCGCAGGCTTCACTGACTGCCATAATCTGATTGCGGTGTTTTTCTCGGCAAGGGCGGTCATCGGCCTCGGAAATATTCGGTGCCCGCCGGCATCGCAGACAGGCGCTCGGAAGATCAATCTCGCGGCAATCTGCTTCACCTAAAGCACTGATGATAAGACGCCAGTTAGCTTTTGCGGCGTTTCTAACGGCATTTGGGCGTCTATGGCGAACAGCTCCCATCTGATAATTGACCGCAGGGCGCAAGATCCGGCCCGTCGCTTGCAGGTTCGCAATCGTCGTTTCGTTGTCATCTTGCGGCCATTTCCGCGCTGACGCCTTTTAGTCTCTTCATGACACGGCACAAGAGACCGCCTACCAGAATTCGGCGTCTAGGATGGATAGGGTGAGTGAGTGCGCAACGATTTCTCGCGGTCGATGGCGCTGCAGCTCGATTACCTTCTGAGGCCGAAGAAACTAAGAACTGCAAGGACAACCACGACTAGCCCCACAATGTAGATTATGCTGTTCATTGACTCCTCCTAAAAACCAGACCAAGCAGCCTCGGCTGCCATAGTCTCCACCTGCACTGAACATTTAGAACCGCCTAATGTTCCATCTCGCTTCTCGCATTCCGATTAATTCCGGGCGGCTGGCCGCTGCATGTCAACGCTAAGCTGGCCCCCTGTCGACCCGCGCTGAAAGATGATCAAGAGCAATCGACTTTCTATTGCTGGCGTTTCTTGAGCATTCAGGCTTCGCCCATCAGCGACCAAGATCGTAGCGGACCATCAAAATCAATTCCGTCACCTGCTTCTCAGAAATACCTGTCTGCCGTGCGACTTGCGCACAAATTCGTCTTTCGGATCCAATGTCTTTGGGTTCCCAGGCATAAATATCCCTTTCGAAAGACTAAGCGTCCGAAACAACTTAGCGCTCCGCTAGGATACGGAAAGCGCGCTCATGGCCAGCACCGGAGGCGTCGCGCGGTCGAGTCGCGGTGCTCAGCTTTCGATAGGGCGCGAACCCAGAATGTTTAGCGATCGAGACGGGATGTCATCCCTGCACGATCGCCGTCAACCCAAACGATCTCGGTATCGATGTCGCGCGGTAGGCGCCAAGACCAGGCTATGGACTTCGCTTCAGAGGATTGTTGGCATGGACGTGCAAATCGCCATCAGCTCGCCGCTGCGGAGCGTTTGAAGACGATGGTGACTTTTGTCCCTTCGATGGCGCTGGATTTGACTTCGAATTGCGCTTTGGCGTTCTCGGTCAAGGAGCGCGCGATCAGCGCGCCGAGCTTGCCGGGTTTCGGCCATGTCTCGCCCTCAGGCAATCCAACCCCGTCATCGGCGATCGTGATGCGGCATCCGTCGCCGTCGACGACGCTGTGGAGCGTTATCGTGCCGCCTTCCCGTCCCCTGAAGCCGTGTTTGAGCGCATTGGTGAGCAGTTCGTTCACAACCAGTCCAGTCGGCATAGCGACGTTGATCGAAACGGGATAGGTATCCACCTTCATGTCCAGGCGGATGCCTTCGACCGCGTGTGAAGCCATCACCGCGGATGCTATCTGGCTAAGATAGACACCGAGATCGACCTCATCTTTCTGGCCGTCGTCATTCGACAGCGCCTGGTAGAGTATCGCAAGAGCGTCGACACGCCCGGCCAGCCTCTCGAATCGTTTCTGATCGGGCTCC
It encodes:
- a CDS encoding response regulator, yielding MEKQTVLVLEDEVLISMDVEEALIEAGFHVAALRSCVDAAAFLADHRPDAAVLDVRLTDGDCSAIARHLVDQGVPFVVHTGMISEGQDPVFLLGARVTKPAGATAIVDRVKALLTVA
- a CDS encoding phage holin family protein, encoding MDDGAHHRPFGSVLNDAIGQFASLMRLDLRLLEAEMRAKATPIVSSGACGVAAALFFVLAAFALVEFLILAMIHFGVDAMFACLTAGAVLVGAGMLSLYLAKRALIGWTIAPVETVNQVRADLAALKQGIRYGSTQQ
- a CDS encoding DUF1515 family protein; the encoded protein is MMIGGLLEATKNMQRDITEIRRDIKDSDSRAALSYEQSEQRAAASRAKMYQKTDELVERVSATESAVSKLNADMTSVKEVTAEVTRWKLMGLGALGVTGMAAAAVASLVTAYWGDIWRVLRGG
- a CDS encoding DUF3606 domain-containing protein; this translates as MADDKSKRAFRDRDRVSADEDYEVAYFAEKAGITVQQVRDLIAKHGNDRATLEREAKALKGR
- a CDS encoding ArsR/SmtB family transcription factor, giving the protein MSGTMLPSRGKRDAASPAFFRTSLTTKPIAEILPPCATVSKSMASYVKQRLAEIRADTTARRVPAGQAHLRNQAEVAARWLASMGNSKRLLTIVKLMDGEKSVGDLALEMGLSNSAMCQHLGILLEQGILEYRSEGIRRYYSCNSEEAGAIIRMLDDLAQNDRLPDL
- a CDS encoding ATP-dependent DNA ligase; its protein translation is MRLKFIKPMEPELYDTPPEGDDWIHEIKFDGYRTQVIKDEDGIRMLTKNGFDWTARYRYLAEEAAAIKAETFIFEGETIMINEAGLSDFHALQGIIGRRRPSPDLYLVAFDLMFLNGHDLRAMPLADRREILQGMIPEGGRIQFSEALPGTGAAVYHIVDKAGLEGVVSKRKDSAYRSGPTMAWRKIKCFEEKQMDIIGVQREPGKAAQVIMAEKGHYKGGAFVRLRADKRQALWDRVQGKVGGPVPKGHKKDKAEWLKPGLVGRVKTLKGEEKLRHARLLDYWEEN
- a CDS encoding outer membrane protein, producing the protein MNKFLAVLAVAALSASTASAADMVAPIAGSTYDWSGFYVGGHVGFANGDITATDVTEPDGGFFTDAVPAGTEGFDFNKGAVAGGIHAGAQWQWGQWVLGGEATWTATGIRKTITSPYFPDTDTETAKISNYATVVGRVGYAFDRVLIYAKAGYAGGKVDFRARDNDVLVTYEKNEWQNGYALGAGIDYALTNNLSLGVDYTHVDLGHKTSTGDNVFDDGHLGDNPETYRTKAKVDAVMARLTYKFGMGQ
- a CDS encoding DUF1515 family protein, with the translated sequence MTSVKEVTAEVTRWKLMGLWSLGALGVTGMAAAAVASLVTAYWADIWRALR
- a CDS encoding ArsR/SmtB family transcription factor — encoded protein: MLVHLIDGEKTVGELGRRIGISASATSQHLALLTGQGIVESRVDGPRRYYSCKSEAAKGVFRLLDDLAKTDRLPDLLPGPPTRP